tggtgttcatgggaggacaccacggaagaagccactgctgtccaaaaaaaacattgctgcacgtctgaagtttgcaaaagtgcacctggatgtttcacagcgctactggcaaaatattctgtggagagATGAAATTActgttgagttgtttggaaggaacacacaacactatgtgtggagaaaaaaaggcacagcacttcaacatcaaaacctcatcccaactgtaaagtatggtggagggagcgtcgtgatttggggctgctttgctgcctaaGGGCCTGGACAGCCTGCTATCATTGACGGAAAAATGTATtcacaagtttatcaagacattttgcaagaGAATGTTAggctgtctgccaattgaagctcatcaaaagttgggtgatgcaacaggacaacgacccaaaacacggaagtaaatcaacaacagaatggcttcaacagaagaaaatacaccttctggagtggcccagttagagtcctgacctcaaccccattgagatgctgtggcatgacatCAAGAGAGcaattcacaccagacatcccaagaatattgctgaactgaaacagttttgtaaagaggaatggtccaaaattcctcctgaccgttgtgcagggctgatccgcaactacagaaaacgtttgtttGAGGTTATTGcttccaaaggagggtcaaccagttattaaaggGTTcccatacttttcccaccctgcactgtgaatgtttacacggtgtgttcaataaagacatgaaaacgtatatttgtttgtgtgttattagtttaagcagactgtgtttgtctattgttgtgacctagatgaagatcagatcaaactTTATGACCaaattatgcagaaatccaggtatttccaaagggtttacatactttttcttgccactgtacatcaGTAACTGGATCATCAACAACACCCAGAAGCTACAGGGTGAACCCATGTGTTCCTCACTCAACCAACCCATTTCACAGCCTGCACACTTATTACAGCTCTGCGTGAGCTTTGCATGCTGCCTGAGAAACAAATTTCCCCTAGAGATGCTGACAGTGCTTACAGCTTGGCTTCTAGGTATTGGTTCTGTGACTTCCTTCTGCAGTTTCTTTCTTGTTTTCAGATGGTTATGTTTATTGCTTTCATGCAACTGTCTATTGCAAATGCACTGTAAAGAATCTAAGATTAAAATACCACAGAATTATGTTTTTAAATGCTTTATTGAAAATTcatacttttatttttatttcatttctTGATGATTTACAATATCTGCCATAATGTGAGATCTTGATGTGAATTAGACTCAAAGGAGTGTTGTTCAGAGTTAAACTTAAGGCATTTACTGTATAATGTATGACTAATTGCCCATCGATGGATACAAAACATACATACTCTCTCCAACTTGAGACATGCAGTCGCACACTCAGAGATACAACTGTTCGCGCTTCTAAATGCCATTAGACATCACTGCGTACccacggtacagagtcaaagatACATTAGCCTACAAGTGCTGAGGGGCATTACTGCTGAGCATTCGTGAGTGAGCCTTGAGTCAACTTTGAGGTTGAACGTGATTAACcctaaattgaaataaattaaggAAACTGTGGAAcatggggtcagaggtcaggcggCCTAACAGCAGAACACAAGGTTTGATCCCTCACCTCCTGCACTACATTCTAGGGTGCTGCTGAAGAGCAGCTAGGAAGCGCCCCTTCATTTATATGACAAGTTATCTCCTATTATGTGCATGGAGTACGTGAGCGAACCTTGGGGGGGAAAAAACGAAGTTCTTTGGTCTTGGTGAGTTTGGTCAAAACATTTAAATTCTACCATGCCCAATGTGACTGACAGGCAGCAAATGTAGACTTTTAATTTTCAGGAATGAGGATCGGAGGGAAGGATGATCATTGATGGGTGCGAGGCAGACCACCATAACCACATATTAAATGAATTAATCAATGTAAAGTGTGCAACAATATTAGGAACATATTTAATTGATTACCCTATGAGGATTTGCAAATTTGAAGTGCCCAAGGTAACCTTACATGAATTATGAATATGCAGACAAAACAGATTGTTCAACCATTTCACATCAACTTCTAATAGTGCGGAAGATAATAATCTTCAGGTCACACTTCTTTTCAAATCACCTACAGCGTTACCTTGGCCTATTCATAGATTTTTTTAACTAGTTTGGCTCGATTCAGGAAACTGTCTCACATCCACTTTCCTCTTGGAAGGGAAGAGAGCATGGCACAGTTCTATCATAGTGACATTGGCTGAGGTATGGCAACACAGTTGCTAGTAATGTATACCTCTAAATGGGAGGCACACCACCAGTCCAGTCAAGAGTCTGCTCATGGAGGAATTCATGCATTGATACAATTGTAATTAATTTCATGTGAACTAGATGATCTGCTAGAACAGTGCCAAAAATGGACGGAAAAATAGGTTGGTTTTCCTGTTGCTTCTCCTTGTTACATAATATCCATGTGAGTCTTTGTGGAGTTGTGTAAATATATCAGTCACATCTGTGGCACTTTACATAGCGCCATAGAGGGACACCAACCTGCAGGGACACCAACCTGCAGGCACCCGATAATTTGAATCCTTTAAAAAAAGCAGCACACTAGCAGCTCCGATGCCATAAATGAATAACCAACTGCAAGCTGTCTTCATCGGGGTTTCAGGCATGTTTCGCTCTACTGACAAGCCACTCCCTTAGAAAATGTGTGTTTTTCTCCCTCAATAACCCTTTCATTTGCTCAATATTATGTTGCAGCTGTTAGAGGGACTATATGCACAGATAGCAAGAACAAGTAATGCTTCAAAATATATAGACAAAGGACTAATTTCAAGAGTTTTATTTACCATTGGCTCACAAATCTGAGACAGCAGTAATAAAAAGGTACACAAGACAAGAAAGGTTACAGATGTATATCCTTCTCAAATAAATGAGGCTTTGCTCCATTGAAAAGTTACTGGACCACCAGCCAATCCAAGTCCTTCTACCCAACAAAGGCAACTGGTTATTCATTTTTCAAAATCAAAGTTGATTTCGAAAACAAGTCATGTTTAAAATTAAATAATTTGAATAAGGCTGTTTTGACAACCAATCTTATCAGTACGCTTCATATGTCAGTATGCCACTCACTGACCTATAAATGCATTTTTAATGCTGAGACAATTGTTCAAACCAAGTAAGTGTGGTCCATCGCAATAAGAGGCTATGCCTATTGGTTTTAGATATAGTAACACTTGTGATCTTTCAGATTCCTCAGGTAGGAAAAACTCTTCCCGCATTTGTCGCACATGTAAAGTTTCTCTCCGGTGTGGATTTGTTTGTGGGCTTTGAGGCTGTTGCCCTGGTTGAAGCTCCTCCCACAGAGGTCACAGCTaaaaggcttctctccagtgtgtatccGCTGGTGCCTGTTGAGGTTCCCAGTGTTGCTGAAACATTTCCCACACGTTTCACAGCTGAAAGGCTTCTCCCCAGTATGGACCGCCTGGTGGGTTTTCAGGCTGCTGTGTTGAGTGAACATCCTTCCACACACGTCACAGGTGAACGGTCTCTCCCCAGTGTGAGTTTTCATGTGTATATTCAGGTAGCTGACCGACTTGAAGCTCTTGTTGCATAGGCCACAGCTGTGCGGCTTTTCCATAGTGTGGAGTTGCTGGTGCGATTTGAGGTGAGTGAGAGAACTGAGACTACTACCGCACACTGAGCACCTACAAGGCATCTCTGCTGTGTGAGTCTGAAGGTGTGTCTTGAGAGAGTTGACGCAAGCCAGGACTGTTCCGCACACCACACAGAGGAAGGCGCTCTCTCCTGCGTGGGTTCTTTGGTGCATTTTCAGAGCACTTCTTTGAATGAAACATTTCCCGCACGTCTCACAGGTAAATggcctctctcctgtgtggatccgCTGGTGGCCTTTCAGAGTGTCTGCCTGGTTGAAGCTTTTCCCGCACGTATCGCAACGGAACGGTTTCTCACCCGTGTGTATACGCTGGTGCCTGTGGAGATTTCCTGGTATGCTGAAACTCTTCTTGCAGATCTCACAGCTGTATTTCCTCTCTCCCGTGTGGACGATCTGGTGCATCTTGAGACCGTGGGCCCGGTTAAAGCTCTTGCCACACTCGTCGCAGCGGAACGGTCTCAACCCTGCATGGAGTCTCTGATGATTCTTGAGCAGCTGCTTTAGGGTGAAAGCTTTACCACACTCGCCACAGGTGTgcggtctctctcctgtgtgaagcAGCTGGTGTGCATCCAAACTGCGTTTAAAGGAAAAACCTCTGCCGCACTGCTGGCAGATAAAAGGTTTCTCCGCTGCTGCATGGATCGCCTGGTGAGCTTTCAGCTGGATCAGTTTGCTGAATGTCTTCCTGCAGTGCTTGCAGCTAAGGTGGTTCTCCTTTTTGGGCTTTGCCCGACGAGCCCCTGTGATCTTTGGATTTCTGAAACGCTTTGGGCCTGTGTCGCCACCTTTGTCCTTTGAGTCCGCTGTAGGGTTCTCTGGGTCACTCACCTCCTGGGCCTGGCTCTCTAAAAAATGACTTGGGTCTGATGTGCTGTTGTACAGGTACTCTTCCAACCCTTCTTCTTTGATAATAACTGACTCGATCGTGTCCTCCATGTTGGAGTGctgagatggagagggaaagcAGTTTTAGAGTCCGATCTATGTATAATGATATCATACAACAGAAATCACCAGAAAGGGATAAAATGCTTTAAATAATTAAATACAATTGGTACCAAATGGTGCATAATGATACTTGTGTGATACAGATGCAGACAAGTAAATAGGTTATTACTTTCTGTACCCCCTAGTAATTCCAGACAGCTTTCCAAGAACTGAACCTTTAACAGAATATTGTCAGTTACACAAATAGACCTACCTCGTTTACAGTTGAGGGAAGTCTGCCTTTCCACAGGTGGAGGATGGGGGATCGTTTCACTTCTGCATCACCAGCGCAAAAGCCTGAAAAAAATTGCAGTCAAAATCAAAAAGGTTTGCATTGAATTCAAAAGCACTGGTTTTAGTAACAGTGTGCAAAAGCAATCTAAAACCAGATTGATGGCCTATCTGAAATAATGCCAAGTCTCACCTGGTTGTGTGCCTTTTAACTGGTGGATGACCTTGACTTCACTGCAGCAGCCATTGGCTGATGTGTTCTCTTGTCCTCCACTCCCTTCTAAGACAGTCCTCAGTTCAGTCTCAATCGCGTCTAGCCTCTTCTTCAAGTCCTCATTCTCAGTTTGACTCCGAGACACTTCCAGATGCAGAACAGAGGAGCACTCGTTGAATAGCTTGTAGATTTTGTCCACAGCCTCCTTAGCCAGTATCTCCATGAAAGAGGTCAACTGGGTCAACTGAGTGAAAAGAACAAAAGCAAGTTGAAGGCATACAGGTTATATTATTCACAGAACAAACTTCAGTTtacttaactagctagctaccattaTAAAACGTAGCTGACAAGTATTTCTGGCGATTATGATTCATTCACGCAATGGCATCAGTTAGAGCATGTCACATAAACAACGAAAGCTGGTGAGTTTGTTGCTGATGTTTTAGGGCCTGCTCTCTGTGATAACATTTTGCGCTGATAATTGTCCAGTAGCATTGTCACCAGCTTGTTCTATGCAAACGGTGCCGCCCCTTCTCTGAGCGCGCAACATTCTCTCTTTTTGACACTTAGGCCTCGGAGGTGTAAGTTCAGACTGAGGCTCAGAATAATCAGATGTCATCAGGATTCATTTCTTCCCCATCAGTGGTTTTCATTCAGATTTGGTAGCAAAGCTAACGCAGCATGTGCATCAATTTGTCTTGGTCTTCTTGCCATTGTAAATGATGCACGCCCTCATTGACTGTGTACTCCAAGGCCAGAGTTGACTGATAGGACTGCTTGGATTCGGTGGACTGATTATAATTACAATAGAATGGCCCGCCCTGTTCTTAATTCACAAGTGGtgattacacaattatacatcgtctgcttcccctcgctcatcaactcacgcATTCGCCCCATCATACTTTACTTCATTTATTTGATCTGTTGTGATATGTGTGAATTTAGTTTTGGTATAGTTTAGGTTCAGTTGAGGCAATTATCGGGGTGATTATCAACTGCCCATTCAACTATTGGGAGCAGGGgcgcaggccctactgtcgggaggggCAACCATTTAAAATGACATGCCCTCCTAAAACTGGTTATAATACTACTTCTGTTTGTGCTATTAAGATTCTAACAACGACAGTGTGTTTTATAGACTTCTTAAGTAAGTCAATGACAGAGAGGGGCATGACTTTAAAAATTAATGAGCAGTCCAAATGACTGCTTTACCGGTTCTAGTGTGTGTTTTAAAGTAAAGACATGTAATTGAAACTGTAAAAATGTTttaccttttaatgtggcatgaacacaaccagtcatgctTTCATCTGAGTGTCAAACAATACACTTCAAGTAAGTTACCTTCACACGCTCGTCCAAAAATTAATTCCAGCATCCGAAAAGTGTACCCGACAACTTTCCTTCAATTATCACCGGAGACAGCATCCAAGCGATTGAAAAAGCACCTCTGTCTCAGTATTTGTAGCCCatggccaaaaagagtatgacatgcaATACTCTTTTTGTCCAGACATCATATACATGGGCTACAAATACTAAAACAGAGGGGCACCGTTTCGCACGCTCTGAGGATTTATCTGAGATTGCGTATTTCTGTAGGGACGTCTTGGTCAAATAAATTatcaatatttttatttggattgctgcgctgttggaactagaagcacaagcatttcgctacaccaccATCTGATAATCTAGTATTGAGAAGAGAATTGTATTGGATTCACCATGTGTACCATGTCTCCTAGAGGTCTCAAGAGTTTGAGATCAGACAATTGATTACCTGAATATGTTACTTTAATTTGTCTTGCCTTACCGGTTACCCGCTTGGtcattttgtaaatatatattattttctggAACCATTACATGCACCCATCTCATTATTTAAGATACACAAATGTTTTGGCACCCACCATGCGTCAAGTCCGCAATGATCATGTGAGGTGACATGTTCAcatcagtgtgtgtttgacccgacGAAGATCCGTTTCGGGTAGCAAGGCTGTCAATAAAGCGGTGAAATGGGAGCTTTAACAGTGTGGGGGCCTTCTTGTTCTATACTAGTATTCTTTATTAACCCAGCGCCTATGTTTTTTAAAGATGTGTGTATGACCACAAACTTctctaaacacgtgtatgtgaccaataaaatgtgatttgatgtacGATCTGAACGCTGGCCCTGAGCTAAAGGATGGCACAGATTGtattatattgaccagatactATAGTGGCCGCTGTAACAATGAAATAGGCGggattatgactttgtggctgtggtaactaatgaCGACCAGGTACCGCGCAAAGTTGCCAGGAtccacgtgtcctacttatatcagtaaacttctattcgatcaaataaaccAAATTCGATACTCATTTACCTCCATACAACAACGTTAAAAATGCCACCTGCTGAGAACAGATTTTTGTGCCCAGTTACCCCGCTCGCTTCGCCTCTTCTTCGGGGACAGTTAACCCCAGTCCCCGGGGGCCAGTTTGGTGACACACTTTTGCCCCagcaataatcaactaatcatggtcttcagtttagaatgtagCCAGATAAACATCTGGTATTGATGGTTTCATCTTACCATCCAAACGCATTGTATGCAGCCGGCAATACACTGGTATCCCCGTGGACCGGTTCATACCTAAAACAGTTCATTCAACTGCAAAGGCATGGGTTATAGATCTGCCATTCTCATTGATCTGTCACGCTCCTTGAAAACAAgactaagaagcggtagatctgttctatttctgtttacagtgcttaagtttcgtttttgcatcttttactttcgtaCACCAGCTACAGaaaatatttcacagcggttaacACTATTCTGTGTtgtgtcacaaactgaaattaggcgaagtattataattttagcaaccaggaaatggcggcgcAATTTCTGCATGGTGCATCTTTAAGAATCAAAATGAAGCAAACATAACGAAATGGGGAGGGCTCTTTTTGAATGTATCCAATAGCAACTCTCCTTTGCCTTTTCCGTCTGGAGTAAACGGTTTCGGCGTAATGATTACGCCCCAGGGTGGAGGCTGGAACCTCGGTATAATTGACTAGCAGGCTGGTTTACAAAATGCCGTACTTCACACAATCAGCAGATATACCTGTTCGTTTGGGGTTTCACTCGCGTTCTCTCCCGTTGTTGCCACTTCAGACGAGGCAGAACCCTCGATAACTTTGCTAATTTCTGTAACAGTCGCGCTGACCATTATCTCCAAAATGGATCCAATCTGTCCTTGCAAAATtgacatttttgtctaaatcacAACGCACTTACAAATCTTTGTAAATATGCGCTATTGGTCAAGTTGACCTAGCGCTATGTAACGTTAGCTACAAAATAAATGTAGCTAGTGCTGTTAGCAGTGTTGTTGTCCGACTGACCTGAAACACCTCGAACGGCATACGTCACATGTTCTTCCGGGTCGAGGCGTGGATTTTTATTGGTTACAGCAGCCACAAAGTCAATGtggctatatcgtaaaaattcatgaaaaaaaACCATTTGCTTCTTGGTCTTGATTTAAGGTTAGGGACATATCCACATTTACTTGGCGGGATGGGCTGGTCCAACTCAAGGTGTCATAAAAAA
The sequence above is drawn from the Salvelinus fontinalis isolate EN_2023a chromosome 24, ASM2944872v1, whole genome shotgun sequence genome and encodes:
- the LOC129822064 gene encoding gastrula zinc finger protein XlCGF26.1-like isoform X3; translated protein: MEILAKEAVDKIYKLFNECSSVLHLEVSRSQTENEDLKKRLDAIETELRTVLEGSGGQENTSANGCCSEVKVIHQLKGTQPGFCAGDAEVKRSPILHLWKGRLPSTVNEHSNMEDTIESVIIKEEGLEEYLYNSTSDPSHFLESQAQEVSDPENPTADSKDKGGDTGPKRFRNPKITGARRAKPKKENHLSCKHCRKTFSKLIQLKAHQAIHAAAEKPFICQQCGRGFSFKRSLDAHQLLHTGERPHTCGECGKAFTLKQLLKNHQRLHAGLRPFRCDECGKSFNRAHGLKMHQIVHTGERKYSCEICKKSFSIPGNLHRHQRIHTGEKPFRCDTCGKSFNQADTLKGHQRIHTGERPFTCETCGKCFIQRSALKMHQRTHAGESAFLCVVCGTVLACVNSLKTHLQTHTAEMPCRCSVCGSSLSSLTHLKSHQQLHTMEKPHSCGLCNKSFKSVSYLNIHMKTHTGERPFTCDVCGRMFTQHSSLKTHQAVHTGEKPFSCETCGKCFSNTGNLNRHQRIHTGEKPFSCDLCGRSFNQGNSLKAHKQIHTGEKLYMCDKCGKSFSYLRNLKDHKCYYI
- the LOC129822064 gene encoding gastrula zinc finger protein XlCGF26.1-like isoform X2, translated to MEETSVTKHQKVRLPSLQYLLTQLTSFMEILAKEAVDKIYKLFNECSSVLHLEVSRSQTENEDLKKRLDAIETELRTVLEGSGGQENTSANGCCSEVKVIHQLKGTQPGFCAGDAEVKRSPILHLWKGRLPSTVNEHSNMEDTIESVIIKEEGLEEYLYNSTSDPSHFLESQAQEVSDPENPTADSKDKGGDTGPKRFRNPKITGARRAKPKKENHLSCKHCRKTFSKLIQLKAHQAIHAAAEKPFICQQCGRGFSFKRSLDAHQLLHTGERPHTCGECGKAFTLKQLLKNHQRLHAGLRPFRCDECGKSFNRAHGLKMHQIVHTGERKYSCEICKKSFSIPGNLHRHQRIHTGEKPFRCDTCGKSFNQADTLKGHQRIHTGERPFTCETCGKCFIQRSALKMHQRTHAGESAFLCVVCGTVLACVNSLKTHLQTHTAEMPCRCSVCGSSLSSLTHLKSHQQLHTMEKPHSCGLCNKSFKSVSYLNIHMKTHTGERPFTCDVCGRMFTQHSSLKTHQAVHTGEKPFSCETCGKCFSNTGNLNRHQRIHTGEKPFSCDLCGRSFNQGNSLKAHKQIHTGEKLYMCDKCGKSFSYLRNLKDHKCYYI
- the LOC129822064 gene encoding gastrula zinc finger protein XlCGF26.1-like isoform X1, whose translation is MSILQGQIGSILEIMVSATVTEISKVIEGSASSEVATTGENASETPNEQLTQLTSFMEILAKEAVDKIYKLFNECSSVLHLEVSRSQTENEDLKKRLDAIETELRTVLEGSGGQENTSANGCCSEVKVIHQLKGTQPGFCAGDAEVKRSPILHLWKGRLPSTVNEHSNMEDTIESVIIKEEGLEEYLYNSTSDPSHFLESQAQEVSDPENPTADSKDKGGDTGPKRFRNPKITGARRAKPKKENHLSCKHCRKTFSKLIQLKAHQAIHAAAEKPFICQQCGRGFSFKRSLDAHQLLHTGERPHTCGECGKAFTLKQLLKNHQRLHAGLRPFRCDECGKSFNRAHGLKMHQIVHTGERKYSCEICKKSFSIPGNLHRHQRIHTGEKPFRCDTCGKSFNQADTLKGHQRIHTGERPFTCETCGKCFIQRSALKMHQRTHAGESAFLCVVCGTVLACVNSLKTHLQTHTAEMPCRCSVCGSSLSSLTHLKSHQQLHTMEKPHSCGLCNKSFKSVSYLNIHMKTHTGERPFTCDVCGRMFTQHSSLKTHQAVHTGEKPFSCETCGKCFSNTGNLNRHQRIHTGEKPFSCDLCGRSFNQGNSLKAHKQIHTGEKLYMCDKCGKSFSYLRNLKDHKCYYI